In a single window of the Campylobacter hyointestinalis subsp. lawsonii genome:
- the hsrA gene encoding homeostatic response regulator transcription factor HsrA — MRILIVEDEVTLNKTIAEGLQEFGYQTDSSESFKDAEYYIGIRNYDLVLSDWMLPDGDGVDLINVIKQKSPRTSAVIISAKDDKESEIKALRAGADDYIKKPFDFDVLVARLEARLRFGGTNVIKIDELTIDPDEEKITYLGQEIELKGKPFEVLTHLARHSDQIVSKEQLLDAIWEEPELVTPNVIEVAINQIRQKMDKPLNISTIETVRRRGYRFCFPKKA, encoded by the coding sequence ATGAGAATTTTGATAGTAGAAGACGAAGTTACGCTAAATAAAACAATAGCGGAGGGTTTGCAGGAATTTGGTTACCAAACAGATAGCTCAGAAAGTTTCAAAGATGCTGAGTATTATATAGGTATTAGAAATTATGATCTAGTTTTAAGCGACTGGATGTTGCCTGATGGAGATGGCGTAGATCTTATCAATGTTATAAAACAAAAAAGCCCGCGTACATCTGCTGTCATAATCTCAGCAAAAGACGATAAAGAAAGCGAAATAAAGGCTTTAAGAGCTGGTGCTGATGATTATATCAAAAAACCGTTTGATTTTGATGTTTTAGTAGCTCGTCTTGAAGCTAGACTTCGCTTTGGCGGCACAAATGTTATTAAAATAGATGAGCTAACCATAGATCCAGATGAAGAAAAGATCACATATCTAGGTCAAGAGATAGAGCTAAAAGGAAAGCCTTTTGAAGTTTTAACTCATCTTGCACGTCATAGCGATCAAATAGTAAGCAAAGAACAGCTTTTAGATGCTATTTGGGAAGAACCTGAGCTAGTTACTCCAAACGTTATAGAAGTTGCTATCAATCAAATTCGTCAAAAAATGGATAAACCGTTAAATATCTCTACTATAGAAACAGTAAGACGTCGCGGATATAGATTTTGCTTTCCCAAAAAAGCTTAA
- a CDS encoding sensor histidine kinase: MLIVIFSVMLYHYIKITIFENIVGSLTLQAKNILLSNELQIGNIEFYYPNIKDLTLIKIEENSEKLSRPKFIQTQREESTFLTLYYPFKDSMLLVIEKDTTEYSNIVNQILVDILIINATAIFLVLFYALFLSRMLLLPIKLLSLKLSKLNERFLEEFSVDELPDEFKPLGDSINRLIGRILTFVKYQKELFVGAAHELKTPLAVMKTKNEVTLIKQREAQKYIEALKNNNESIDQMNKMITSILEIGRQEGAQFEKPVYIDIIAYLNEIGNNFLILARGDNKDIKLNLKPQSLKILVQQTLFLHVIQNFVQNAIKFSPVESTIEIRSKLVGKEFSVYVIDSGMGIDESKDLFAPFKRYGDKGGTGLGLFLAKGAAQAMGGTVSIKNKEDLSGAIATLTIPVNLKKR; encoded by the coding sequence ATGCTGATTGTAATTTTTTCGGTGATGTTATATCATTATATCAAGATCACTATATTTGAAAACATAGTAGGAAGCTTAACTTTACAAGCTAAAAATATACTTTTATCAAACGAATTGCAGATCGGAAATATAGAATTTTATTATCCAAATATCAAAGATTTGACCCTTATAAAAATAGAAGAAAACTCAGAAAAACTTTCACGTCCTAAATTTATCCAAACTCAAAGAGAAGAGAGTACTTTTTTAACGCTATATTATCCATTTAAAGATTCTATGCTTTTGGTAATAGAAAAAGATACTACAGAATACAGCAATATAGTAAATCAAATTTTGGTTGATATTTTGATAATAAACGCGACTGCTATATTTTTAGTGCTATTTTACGCTCTATTTTTATCTAGGATGTTGCTACTTCCTATAAAGCTTTTGAGTTTAAAACTTAGTAAATTAAATGAGAGATTTTTAGAAGAATTTAGTGTAGATGAGCTTCCAGATGAGTTTAAGCCTCTTGGTGATAGTATCAATCGTCTGATCGGACGGATACTTACGTTTGTTAAATATCAAAAAGAACTTTTTGTCGGCGCCGCTCACGAGCTAAAAACCCCTCTTGCTGTTATGAAAACTAAAAATGAAGTTACGCTCATAAAACAAAGAGAGGCTCAAAAATATATAGAAGCTCTAAAAAATAATAACGAATCTATAGACCAAATGAATAAAATGATCACTTCTATCTTAGAAATAGGTCGTCAAGAAGGAGCTCAGTTTGAAAAGCCTGTATATATCGATATTATAGCTTATTTAAATGAGATAGGAAATAACTTTTTGATACTAGCTAGAGGCGATAATAAAGATATAAAACTAAATTTAAAACCGCAATCTTTAAAGATATTAGTTCAGCAGACGCTTTTTTTACACGTGATACAAAATTTCGTGCAAAATGCGATCAAATTTTCTCCAGTTGAATCTACGATCGAGATTAGATCAAAGCTAGTAGGAAAAGAGTTTAGCGTCTATGTTATCGATAGTGGTATGGGAATAGATGAGAGCAAGGATCTGTTTGCGCCATTTAAGAGATATGGCGATAAAGGTGGCACGGGGCTTGGGCTTTTCTTAGCAAAAGGTGCTGCTCAGGCTATGGGTGGCACGGTTAGTATAAAAAACAAAGAAGACTTAAGCGGAGCGATAGCGACTTTAACCATACCAGTAAATTTAAAAAAGCGTTAA
- a CDS encoding dihydroneopterin aldolase translates to MTTIFIEELKFKTIIGLLDFERITPQYIVVDAKFRAKEFVDYALVCEYLVAEFNEMKFETVEKALKHFRKKFKKIFPTLRYFYMKISKIDIIPNARVGAQIEKYY, encoded by the coding sequence TTGACGACTATTTTTATTGAGGAACTTAAATTTAAAACCATAATTGGGCTTTTGGATTTTGAGCGGATAACGCCACAATATATCGTCGTTGATGCTAAATTTAGAGCTAAAGAATTTGTTGATTATGCTTTGGTTTGTGAGTATTTAGTTGCTGAGTTTAACGAGATGAAATTTGAAACTGTTGAAAAAGCATTGAAACATTTTAGAAAAAAATTTAAAAAAATATTTCCTACTTTAAGATATTTTTATATGAAAATTTCAAAAATAGATATTATACCAAATGCTAGAGTTGGGGCTCAGATAGAGAAGTATTATTAA